One Rosa chinensis cultivar Old Blush chromosome 3, RchiOBHm-V2, whole genome shotgun sequence DNA window includes the following coding sequences:
- the LOC112195376 gene encoding uncharacterized protein LOC112195376: MEFHEDRYRQAQRPKYDCLLFDLDDTLYPLSTGVATACRNNIEDYMVEKLGIERSIIPELGNLLYKNYGTTMAGLRAIGYDFDYDEYHSFVHGRLPYENIKPDPVLRSLLLNLPYRKIIFTNADKVHAAKALSRLGLEDCFEGIICFETLNPIHKSTVSDDEDDIEFVGLSTAQIPATTTTSSSEIFDIIAHFAQANPSSKLPKTPIVCKPSEAAIEKALEIAHINPQRTLFFEDSVRNIQAGKRVGLHTVLVGTSQRVKGADFALESIHNLREALPELWEADRKSEVGYPGKVAVETSVTA; encoded by the exons ATGGAGTTCCATGAAGACCGTTACAGGCAGGCTCAGAGGCCAAAATATGATTGTCTTCTATTTG ATCTAGATGATACCCTTTATCCCCTAAGTACTGGTGTTGCTACTGCTTGCCGCAATAACATAGAAG ATTATATGGTTGAAAAGCTTGGCATTGAGAGGAGCATCATCCCTGAATTGGGTAACCTGCTGTACAAGAATTATGGAACTACAATGGCTGGACTTAGG GCAATTGGCTATGACTTTGACTATGATGAATACCACAG TTTTGTCCATGGTAGATTACCTTATGAGAACATAAAACCAGACCCTGTTTTGAGGAGTCTTTTGCTCAACCTGCCTTACAGGAAAATT ATATTCACAAATGCAGACAAGGTCCATGCTGCTAAAGCACTAAGCAGGCTTGGTTTAGAAGATTGCTTTGAGGGAATTATCTGCTTTGAGACCCTCAACCCTATTCACAAAAGCACtgtttctgatgatgaagatgacattGAGTTTGTGGGATTAAGCACTGCTCAAATTCCTGCCACAACAACTACTAGTAGCTCTGAGATTTTTGACATCATTGCCCATTTTGCTCAAGCAAACCCCTCTTCAAAATTACCCAAAACCCCAATTGTGTGCAAGCCATCAGAAGCTGCCATAGAAAAAGCCCTCGAGATTGCCCACATTAACCCTCAGAGAACA CTGTTCTTTGAAGATAGTGTCAGGAACATACAAGCTGGCAAAAGAGTGGGTCTTCACACTGTGCTG GTTGGCACATCACAGAGAGTTAAAGGTGCTGACTTTGCACTAGAAAGCATCCACAATCTGAGGGAAGCACTACCAGAGCTTTGGGAAGCTGATAGGAAATCTGAAGTTGGTTACCCTGGAAAAGTAGCAGTGGAAACTTCAGTCACAGCTTAG